From Homalodisca vitripennis isolate AUS2020 chromosome 1, UT_GWSS_2.1, whole genome shotgun sequence, the proteins below share one genomic window:
- the LOC124352701 gene encoding gustatory receptor for sugar taste 64f-like, protein MARARHSKVRPYSAGPVHTFHRSLGPTLLLAQLFGLFPVAGVLDASPRYRRRSLRVLMSLVNIIATSTITVLGAFWTASNITVFRATKVLFFASSVAACTLLHRLACAWPRLARDWRHAEIVTAHIGYPPNTVLYCRVFACVFFILAIVEHTFAVTDAVVRIAGEDTWTGVFRRFYIKWFPQVVMVVPYTPILGPPVVMLNILATFTFSYLDLLIIVITYCLSGMFRQFNKHMLKVSEQVAIVYYTIFNFCCSFKNTIKLNYGKEYIFILESIILSLVLSFSSLQFCKPRFEFPRPYWRDLYQDYQVLRDLVAKVDSHISRMVLVSFTVDTYHICLQLYHSLRHISRMVLVSFTVGTYHICLQLYHSLRPLPTTASKIYFALSFGFLIMRTAGVCISAANIHDEAAACKYALFAVPPQEYCDDVERFIFQVCNDHVAISGFNFFIITRRTLLTIIGLAITYEVVMFQVNTMAEDEDEGKHIKNTTLNLPT, encoded by the exons ATGGCTCGCGCCAGGCACTCCAAGGTGAGACCGTACAGTGCAGGCCCGGTCCACACGTTCCACCGCAGCCTGGGTCCGACTCTGCTGCTCGCCCAGTTGTTCGGGCTGTTCCCTGTGGCCGGTGTGCTCGACGCCTCTCCCCGCTACAGACGGCGCAGCCTCCGGGTTCTCATGTCCCTGGTCAATATCATCGCCACAAGCACCATCACTGTGCTCGGAGCCTTCTGGACTGCCTCAAACATCACTGTCTTCAGAGCAA CAAAGGTACTGTTCTTCGCTAGCTCAGTAGCAGCTTGCACTCTCTTGCACCGCTTGGCGTGTGCCTGGCCCCGTCTGGCTAGAGACTGGAGACATGCAGAGATCGTCACCGCGCACATCGGCTACCCTCCCAATACTGTTCTTTACTGTCGTGTTTTCGCCTGCGTCTTCTTCATCTTAGCGATCG TGGAGCACACCTTTGCTGTGACGGATGCCGTGGTACGTATCGCGGGCGAGGACACCTGGACCGGAGTGTTCCGCAGGTTCTACATCAAATGGTTTCCCCAAGTGGTGATGGTGGTACCGTACACCCCAATCCTCGGACCACCCGTCGTCATGCTGAACATCTTGGCCACTTTCACCTTTAGCTACCTGGATCTCCTCATCATCGTCATCACATATTGTCTCTCCGGAATGTTTAGGCAGTTCAACAAACACATGCTTAAAGTCTCTGAACAGGTGGCAATAGTTTATTATACTATCTTTAATTTCTGCTGTAGTTTCAAAAACACGATAAAGTTAAATTATgggaaagagtatatttttatactgGAGTCAATAATTCTTTCTCTAGTACTCTCTTTTTCTTCTCTGCAGTTTTGTAAACCTAGATTT GAATTTCCAAGGCCATACTGGAGAGATCTATACCAAGATTACCAAGTGTTGAGGGACCTCGTGGCAAAGGTGGACAGCCATATCTCTCGCATGGTGCTGGTTTCCTTCACGGTTGACACATACCACATATGCCTCCAACTCTATCATAGTCTTCG CCATATCTCCCGCATGGTGCTGGTTTCCTTCACGGTTGGCACATACCACATATGCCTCCAACTCTATCATAGTCTTCG tccTCTTCCAACGACTGCCAGCAAAATATACTTCGCTTTGTCCTTCGGGTTCCTGATAATGAGGACTGCCGGCGTGTGCATCTCCGCCGCTAATATCCACGATGAGGCTGCAGCCTGCAAGTATGCCCTGTTCGCAGTACCTCCCCAGGAATACTGTGATGAC GTAGAGCGATTCATATTCCAAGTATGTAATGACCATGTCGCCATAAGTGGAttcaatttctttattataacGCGACGAACACTACTTACA